From Xanthomonas sp. 10-10:
GCCCATGCGCATCGATATCTGGTCTGACGTTGTCTGTCCCTGGTGCTGGATCGGCAAGCGCCGTTTCGAGCAGGCGGTGGTCTCGCTGGGCGCGCAGGCACCTGCGCTGGACATCCATTACCACGCGTTTCAGCTGGACCCTGACGCCGGCCTGGAGCCGACGCCGTTGCGCGATGCGCTGGCGCAAAAGTTCGGCGGTGCCGCGCGCGTGGAGCAGATGCTCGCGCAGACGCAGGCCACTGCGCGGGCCGAAGGCCTGCCATTCGATTTCGGACGCGACCAGGTGCAGGTCAGCACGCTGCGTGCGCATCGGCTGATCTGGCTGGCGAGCCGCGAGGGCGATGTCGAGGCGGTGATCGAAGCGCTGTTCCATGCGCATTTTGCCGAAGGCCAGAACGTCGGCGCGACCGAAACGCTGGTGTCTGCCGGAGCCGCCGGCGGTCTGGACGAGGCGCGCGTGCGTGCGTTGCTGGACTCCGACGAAGGCATCGTTGCCGTGGAAGCACAACTGGCGCAGGCCGCTGCGCTGGGAATCCGTGCGGTGCCCAGTTTCGTCATCGACGGACGCAGCCTGATCCAGGGTGCGCAGCCGCCGGAGAGCTTCGCGCAGGCGCTCTTGCAGCTGGCCGCCGAATCGGCGCCGATCGGTGGTCCCGATGCCTGCGGGCCGGACGGCTGCGCGGTATGAACGGCCGGCGGCGTGTTGCAGCTGCCTGCAGCTGAAGATGACGCCCACCCGCTCGAAGACGGTTGCGGTGATCGGCGCCGGGTTGGCCGGGCTTGCCTGCGCGCAACGGCTGCAGGCGCAGGGGTTTACCGTGACGCTGTTCGAGCAGGGCGATGTGCCCGGCGGACGCATGCGCAGTTGCGCAGGCGATGGCTGGCAGTGCGACCACGGCGCGCAGTATTTCACCGCACGCGATCCGGCGTTTGCGGCGGTGGGGGACAAGTGGATTGCGAGCGGCGTCGCAGCGGCCTGGCCTGCACGCGTCGCCAGTTGGAACGGCACCGACTTTCGCGCTTCGCAGAGCGAGTTGACGCGTTTGGTCGGTGTGCCGGACATGGCCGCACCGGCGCGTGCGCTTGCGGCGGGACTTGATGTTCGATTGCTGATCGCTGTGCGATCGCTGCAGCGCGACGGTGACACATGGCAGCTGGCAGTGTCGGGAGACGAGACGACACGCGCTTTCGACACCGTGTTGCTGGCAGTGCCTGCGCCAGTTGCAGCTGCATTACTGGCCAACAGCGCGCCCACGCTCGCGACGATTGCCGCTGGCGCGAAGATGCGGCCGGCCTGGGCGGTGGTGCTGCATTTCGACACGCCGGTGGATCCCGGTTACGACGCCTTGTTCGTCAACGTCGGGCCATTGCGCTGGGTGGCGCGCAACTCCAGCAAGCCTGGACGTCAGGGCGCCGAAACCTGGCTGCTGCATACCACCGCCGATTGGAGCCAAGCGCATCTTGATGCACAACCCGAAGCGGTGATCGCCAGTGTGCTGCCAACGTTGCCTGTGCTCGGTTTGCCATTGCCGCAGTCCTGCGACGCCTATCGCTGGACTGCGGCCAGCACCGATCCGCCCTCGCAGATCGGCTGTGCGTGGGATCGGCGATTGAGCATCGGTCTGTGCGGCGACTGGTTGGCCGGCGGCAAGGTCGAAGGTGCCTGGCAAAGTGGTGTGGCATTGGCGGAGCGTGTGCGCGCCAGCGATGCCGCGCGCAGCGGCCACGAGTGACGCTGTGGCAGGCGCAGCCGACCTCACCCCACAGGCATCCGCACACACCTTGCGCCTGATCCTGGGCGATCAGCTCAATCCGCAGCACAGCTGGTTTGCCGCGCACGACCCGGGCGTGGTCTACGTGCTGATGGAGGTGCGCGAGGAAACCGATTACGTGCTGCATCACGCGCAGAAGATCCTGGCGATCTTTGCGGCAATGCGCGCGTTTGCCGCGCGCTTGCGGCATGACGGGCACCGCGTGCGCTATGTCGCGATCGATGCCCCCAGTAATCGGCAATCCATCCCGGCCAATCTCCAGGCCTTGATGGCGCATTACCGTGCACAGCATCTGCAGTATCAGGCGCCGGACGAGTGGCGGCTGGATGAAGCGCTGCGGCACTGGAGCGCGGGCTGCGCGTTCGCCACGCGCATGGTCGATAGCGAGCATTTTCTGACCGAACGCGATGAGGTGGCAGGGTGTTTCCGCGCTGCAACGCAGTGGCGCATGGAGGTCTTCTATCGACGCATGCGCACGCGCCATCGCATCCTGCTCGATGCCTCCGGCCAACCGGAAGGGGGGCGCTGGAATTTCGATCGCGACAATCGCGCGCCGTGGCCGGGCGATCCGCCGGCACCGCAGGAGTGGCGCGCCGCGCACGACCATGGCGCGTTGTGGCGCAGCATCGAAGCCGCCGGCGTACGCAGTTTTGGCGCGCCGAATGCGCAGGCGCTGCCATGGCCGCTGGACCGCGACGAAGCCTTGCGGCATCTGGATGCCTTCATCGCCACTGCGTTGCCGGATTTCGGCCGCTATGAAGATGCGATGAGTACGCAAAGTCCGCGGCTGTTTCATTCGCTGCTGTCGTTCGCGCTCAACGTCAAGATGCTGCACCCGGCCGAAGTGATCGCGCGTGCAGAGGCGGCGTGGCGGCAGGGGCATGCACCGCTGGCATCGGTGGAAGGCTTTATCCGCCAGATCCTGGGCTGGCGCGAGTACGTGCGCGGCGTGTACTGGTCGCAGATGCCAGGCTATGCGCAGTCCAATCGGCTGGATCAGCATGCGCCGCTGCCGCACTGGTTCTGGGACGGGCAGGTAGGCATGCGTTGCCTGGCCGATGCCGTCGGCAATTCGCTGGCCGACGCGCATGCGCACCACATCCAGCGGCTGATGGTGATCGGCAATTTCGCGTTGCTGGCGGGGCTGGACCCGCAGGCGCTGCATCGCTGGTATCTGGGTGTCTATATCGATGCGTTCGAGTGGGTGGAGTTGCCCAACACGGTGGGCATGAGTCAATTCGCCGACGGTGGCCTGCTCGGCAGCAAACCGTATATCAGCGGTGCGGCCTATATCGATCGCATGAGCGATTACTGCAGCGGCTGCAGCTATCAGCGCAAGGCGCGCGTCGGTGCGCGGGCCTGTCCCTACAACGCGCTGTACTGGGATTTCCTGGCGCGGCAGCGCCCGCTGCTGGGCACGAACGAGCGCCTGGCGATGCCGTATCGGCAGCTCGACGGCATGGCGCCGCAGGTGCTGGAGGGCATCCAGACCCAGGCCGCGCACTGGCGGGCGAATCTGGAACGTCTTTAGAGCAGCTGACAAAGGAGCGTGCTCTCCGCCAGGCGGGCGCGGCCGGTGCTCGGTGCGGCATCGGCCACGCGTACACGCCGGTTCTGAGCGCGCCGTCCACACCCACCTGACGACGGCGCGCGACGTTTTGTCAGCCGCTCTTGGAGTCGGCGCATGTTGACTCGTCTGCCCTGGGGTCGGAAGGCGGCCGCCTGTGCCCCCGAAGACCGCCACGTGGGGGCGACCAGGCCAGCGCAGCCACAGTGGCTGCCGGGTCTGCCGGCTACCGGATATGCGGTGCGAACGAATGTCGCGAGCCAGCCAGCGCAGCAACCTGGCCACGCAGGCAATCACGCGGGCGGCGGCTGCGCGCGGCACCGCAACGCCTGGTCGCAAGGCATTTCGGCGGGGGAGACGTCAGCCCTTGCCTGAATGCGCAATCTGACGCTGCAACGCGCATCTGCGACAATGCCGCGCTGCGCCCTCGTGGCGCCTGGCCCGGGAGTCCCCCAACATGCTTCTGATCGGCGTTGCCGGTACCGAACTCAGCACACAGGAACGCGACTGGCTGCAGCACGATGCCGTGGCCGGTGTGGTGCTGTTCAAGCGCAACTTCGCCTCGCGCACCCAGGTGGCCGAGTTGTCGGCCTCCATCCGCGCAGCCGCGCCGCGCCCGGTGTTGCTGTGCGTGGACCAGGAAGGCGGCCGCGTGCAGCGGTTCCGCGAAGGCTTCAGCGCGCTGGCGCCGTTGCAAAGCTTCGGTACGCAGTATCTGCAGGATCCGCAAGGCGCGCTCGCCGCGGCCGGCGCGCATGCGCAGCTCATGGCCAATGAAGTGCGCGCCAGCGGCGTGGACCTGAGTTTTGCGCCGGTGGTGGATCTGGGCCGCGGCAACCGCGCCATCGGCGATCGCGCCTTCAGCGACGACCCGCAGATCGTGGCCACCTTCACCCGCGCCTATGTGCAGGCGCTGCACGGCGCCGGCATGGCCGCCACGCTCAAGCATTTCCCCGGCCACGGCACGGTGCTTGAAGACACCCATGTGGACCATGCCAGCGACCCGCGGTCGCTGGAGCAACTGCAGGCCGAAGATCTGCTGCCGTTCGTGGCCGGCATCGAGGCCGGCGCCGATGCGGTGATGATGGCGCACGTGGTCTACCCGCAGGTCGCGCCGGAACCGGCCGGTTACTCGCAGCGCTGGATCGAACAGATCCTGCGCGGACAGCTGGGTTTCCGCGGCGTGGTGTTTTCCGACGACATCGGCATGGCGGCCTCGTTCAGCGCCGGGGGCGTAGCGGGCCGGGTGCACGCGCACCTGGATGCCGGCTGCGACGTCGTGCTGGTCTGCCATCCTGAACTGGTCGACGAATCGCTGCAGGCGGTGCAAAACCGCAGCCTCAACACCGCAGCGCTGATCGGCCTGATCGGTCGCGGCGCGCTCGGCTGGGACGGCCTGCTTGCCGGTACCGACGCCTCTTTCAACACTCCTTCCGCCCCTTTCGGATCAATTGCCTGATGTCCACGCTCACCATTTCCCAGGCCCTGGCCCAAGCCGATCTGCTGGTCGACCGCCCGGCCATCGATGCTGCCGTCGCCACCATTGCCGATGCCATTGCGCGCGACTATGCCGGCGAGGTGCCGGTCTATCTCACCATCATGCACGGCGCGCTGCCGTTCTCCGGCCAGTTGGCGCTGGAGTTGGGCGCGCGTGGGCAGGACCTGCAGTTCGATTACCTCCACGCCACCCGCTATCGCGGCGAAACCGTCGGCGGCGAGCTGGTGTGGAAGCACCGCCCGGCCACCGCGCTGTTCGGCCGCCGGGTGATCCTGGTCGACGACATCCTCGATGAAGGCTATACGCTGCAGGGCGTGCGCCAGTGGTGCCTGGAGCAGGGCGCCACCGACGTGCGCGTGGCGGTGTTGACCGTCAAACGCCACGACCGCTGCGTGCCGGGCGTGACCGCCGATTACGTGGGCGTGGAAGTGGCCGACCGCTACGTGTTCGGATTCGGCATGGACGTCAACGAACAGCTGCGCGGCATTCCTGCCATCTACGCGATGAAGCAATAAGACGCGCGCTGCGACCCTCGACGCGGTGGCGTAGCCGCCAGGCGAACCTGGCAGCTGCGCAGGGTGGGTTTGCACCGGGGCAATGCGCTGCCTTGGCGGCCAAACCCTGCGACAGATCGCCCGTCCTATGTTGCTGGTCGCTTCCAATCACCGGTCCGCCATCGCGCGGGCACTCCTGCGCGCTTGCGCGCTTCCACGTCCGTTATGTTGCAGAGGTCGGTTGTGTCTTCCCATTCCATCGCATTGGCCGTGATCGGCGGCACTGGTGTCTACAAGCTCGCGCAGCTCGATGACGTGCAGACCCACAAGCTGGAGACGCCCTATGGCGCGCCATCCGGACCGATCCGCGTCGGCATGTTGCTCGGCCATCGGGTCGCGTTCCTGGCGCGGCATGGCGAAGGCCATTCGCTGCCGCCGCACAAGGTCAATTACCGCGCAAACATCGCTGCATTGCAGCAAATCGGCGCCTCGCGCGTGCTCGCGCTCAACACCGTCGGCGGCATCACCGAACGGTTCGGCCCACGCGTGCTGGCGTGTCCCGATCAACTGATCGACTACACCTGGGGGCGCGTGTCCACCTTCTGCGAAGAGCCGGGCAGCGAGGTGCAGCACGTGGATTTCGGGCATCCGTATTCGCCGATGTTTCGCAGCAAGGTCATCGCTGCGGCCAAGGTGACAGGCGTCACGATGGTGGCTGGCGGTTGCTACGGTGCGACGCAAGGGCCGCGTCTGGAAACGATTGCAGAGATCGCCCGCATGCGTCGCGACGGCTGCGACCTGGTCGGCATGACCGGCATGCCAGAAGCCGGGCTGGCGCGCGAAAAAGGCCTGGAATATGCGTGTTTGGCGATCGTGGCGAACTGGGCGGCCGGGTGCGGCGACGCGCAGGAAATCACCATGGCCGAGGTGCTGGCCAACGTGGATGCCGCCTCGTCCGGGTTGCCCGAACTGATCGGCGAACTTGCACGCGGGTGATTGTCATTGGGGAATAAGCTTTGCATACTCGGCGCGTACGCACCGCCGTACACCACCCATTAATTATTGCAAAGGTCTCGCATCACCATGCCGAACGGTACCGTCAAGTGGTTCAACGACGCCAAGGGATTTGGCTTCATCTCACCGGAGGACGGCAGCGCCGATGTCTTCGCGCACTTCTCCGCGATCAACTCCAAGGGCTTCCGCAGCCTGCAGGAAGGCCAGCGCGTCAGTTATGACGTGACCCAGGGCCCCAAGGGTGCCCAGGCTTCGAACATCACGCCGGTCGAGTAAACCGACTCGATTGTGCGGTTGAAGAACCCCGCCACGGCGGGGTTTTTTTTACACCGGCCCATGCGGGGCCGGTGCCAGCGAACCAGAGCAGGGACGATGCAACAAGCATTACGGATTGCGGTAGTGGGGTATGGAACGGCGGGGCAGGCACTGGCGGTCCTGCTGGGTGCCGATGGCCACCGACTGGACGTGTTCGAGCGCGCCGAAAGGCCCGGGCCGGTCGGTGCCGGTTTCCTGCTGCAGCCCAGCGGCCTGCAGGTGTTGTGGAAGATGGGCCTGTTGCCGCAGGCACTGGTGCATGGCGCGCCGGTGCGCCGCCTGTACGGCGAGACGCCCTGCGGGCGCGCGGTGATGGACATGCAATACCGCGATCTGGATGCCCGTCTGATGGGGGTGGGCATGCAGCGCGGTGCGTTGTTCTCGCTGTTGTGCGATGCCTGGCCCGAGTACGCGCAGCTGCATACCGATACCCGGATCACCGCCATCGACCACGAGGGCAGGCGTGTGCAGGACCAGCGTGGGCAATGGCATGGTCCTTACGATCTGATCATCGCCGCCGATGGCTCGGCTTCCACGCTACGCGCGCAGGTGCAGGGAACCCGGCTGGATCGGGTATATCCATGGGGCGCGCTGTGGTGTCTGTTGCCGCGCGAGGACTGGCCGTTCGTCGACGAGCTGCGCCAGCGCTATATCGGTGCGCGCAAGATGATCGGGCTGTTGCCGGTCGGCACGCGGCCTGGCGACGATACCCCGCGGCTGAGTTTTTTCTGGAGCCTGCCGTGCAGCGATTTCGCAGCCTGGGAGCAACGCGGCATCGGCGCATGGCGCGAGGAGGTGGCGCAGATGTGGCCGGACGCGCATCTGCGTCTGGACAGCGTGCAGGTGCACACCGCGCTGGCACGCGCCAGCTATCGCGACGCGGTGATGACGCGCTGGCATCGTGGCCGTTTCGTGCTGGCCGGCGACGCCGCACATGCGATGAGCCCGCAGCTGGGTCAGGGCGTCAACATGGCGTTGCTGGATGCGTTGGCCATGCGCGACGCATTGCGCGCGGGCGAAGATATCGATGACGCCTTGCAGCGCTATCAGCGCGAACGCCAGGCGCATGTGGCGATCTATCACCGCTGGAGCCGCTGGCTCACGCCGCTGTTTCAATCCGAGCGCGACCTGTGGGCGCGCGGGCGCGATCTGTTGCTGCAGCCGATGGGACGCGTACCGGGCGGTCGTGGCCACATGTTGCGCGTGCTCAGCGGCACCCAGCACGGCTGGTTCGGCAAGTTGGCACTGGCCCCCGAGTTCGTGGACGCGCTGTCGCAACCATTGCCCCAAGCGCTGCCACGGCCACAGGGCGTTGCCACCGCAGCTGACCAGACGCATGTGCCCACCGCGCGTGGCGAGTCGTCGTAAGGCGCACGGATCGCCGGGCTTCGGTAGCAATGCATCGACCGCAGCGCTCGGCGACGGTTCGCCGCGCTGTGTGCGTGGCTCCATCTGGCGTAGTAGCAACGCGACGTCGCCTGCGTGTACGCGGTTTGCCAGCGGCGACTACAAAGATGGGCGCGCAGACGTCGGATAGGGATGGCGCACCCGGAATCGGAATGTACGAGTAGGCGTGCGCGAGGAAGGCATGCCGCACCGGGCGCCGGGCGCGCCTGCCTGGTGGCGAGCGCAGTCGTTGCCAGCGACGCAGCGGCTAACGTACCGGCAAGGCCACCGCATCGTCTTCCACGCAGGCCACCAGGCGCTCGCCCTCGCGCAGTGTCGGCACCACGCCCGCGGTGAAATGCGAGAACGCCGGCAAAATGGTGACGCGTTCGCGCAACCAGAATGCCGGCCAGCGTCGCGACAGGCCCGGCAGTGCCGCCAGCGGGTGCAGATGCCCGCACAGCACGTGGCCGGTAGGATGCGGCAACGGCTCGTGGCGCAGCACGAACGGCCCGTCTTCGACCTGCTCGCCGGCCGCTTCGATCTGCAGCTCCGCACCGGCCACCGCGCGGTCGTGGTTGCCGCGGATGGCAATCACGCGCAGATCGCGATGCTGCTCGCGCCATGCACTCCAGCGGCGATGCCAGGCCGCGCGCGGGGCAGGGCCATGCAACAGGTCGCCGAGTATCCACAATGCCTCGACCTGGCGCTGCGCAAGCAACGCATCCAGGCGTTCGAGATCGTGCGCAGTGCCGCCGGCCGGCAGTCCGATACCGGCGCGTCGGAACACATCGGCCTTGCCCAGATGCAGATCGGCGATCAACAAGGCGCGCTGTGCCGGTCGATACAATGCACGTTCGCCGAGCAGTTCGACGGTTTCGCCGGCCAGCTGCAGGTGCACGCTATCGCCCATGCCTGCGCTCCAGTTGCTCGGCGGCGCGCAACACGCGCGCCTTCCAGTCCTCGGTACTCAATTGGCCCCGCATGCGTTCGGCCCACAGCGGGAACGACAACGGGGTGAGGCTGCGTGGCGTGCACAGACGCAGTTCGCGGCGTGCGCAGTCCTCCAATGCATGCGCCAGGCGCGCCAGTTCGAGCTGGCCTTCGAAGACTTCGCGCTCGGCCTGCGCCAGCAGCAAATGCTCCGGATCGAAGCGCTGCAAGACGTCGTAGAGCAAGCCGCTGGACGCCTGCAACTGGCGCAGGCTACGCGGCGCACGGCCGGGCAGCGACGGCGACAGCAGCCCGGCCACGCGCGCGATCTCGCGGAACTGCCGGCGCGCCAGCTCGCCCAGGTTGAGACTGTCGCGCAGATCGTCGAACAACCCGGTCGGCGACAGCAAGGCGTGCAGCACGTCCGGATCGATCTCCACCTCCTGTGCGGGCGAGAGTACAAAGCCGTAGTCGTTGGCAGCGAAGCTGAAGGTATTGCGCTGACGTCGGCCCCAACGCGCGGCCAACAGCGCCGCCAACCCTTCGTTGACCTGCCGCCCGGCGAAGGGATACACGAACACGTGCCGGCCATCGCGCGCCTTGATGCTTTCCACCAATAGATGATCCGGACCGGGCAGCGACGAGAGCGATGCCTGCAAGTGCAGCAGCGGCGCCAGCGCCTGCATTTCAGGCGCATCGCCTGGCGTGGCGAAGACCGCTTCCACTTCGCGTCCCAATGCCGACGACAACGGCATGCGCCCGCCCATCCACTTGGGCACCACGCCGCTGCCGCCCTTGGCCACGCGCACATAGGCGGTCATGTCTTCCAGGCGCACCAGTTCCAGCAATCGTCCGGCGAACTGAAAGCGGTCGCCACGCCGCAGGCGGCCGACGAACTGCTCTTCGACCGCACCCAGTCGGCCGCCCCGCAGGAACTGCACGCGCACGCTGCCATCGCTGGTGATGGTGCCGATGGACAAGCGGTGGCGTAGCGCGACGCGGCGGTCGGTGACGCGATACAGGCCGTCTTCGTCGCGCACCACCTTGTGGAAATCCGGGTAATGCGCCAATGCGCTGCCGCCTTGCACGATGAAGTCGAGCACCGCGTTCCAGGTGGGGGCGTCCAGCGCAGCGAAGGCATCGGTGCCGCGCACCTGCGCGAACAAGGCATCGGCATCGAAGCCGCCGCCCAGGGCGAGGGTGACGCAGTGCTGGGCCAGGACATCCAGCGACAGCCGCGGTGGTGGCCGCGCTTCGATATGGCCGTTGGCAATGGCACGGCGTGCCGCGGCGTACTCGACCAGTTCCAGGGCATGCGAGGGTACGCACACCACATGCCCGGATTCGCCAGGGCGGTGCCGCGCGCGGCCGGCGCGTTGCAACAGGCGCGCGATGCCCTTGGGGCTGCCGACCTGCAGCACCTGATCCACCGCCGGGAAATCCACGCCCAGATCCAGGCTGGAGGTGGCAACCACACAACGCAGGCTGCCGTCGCGCAGCCCCTGTTCGGCGGCCGCGCGCAGGCTGGGGTCCAGCGAGCCATGATGCAGCGCAAGCGTGGCCAGATCGTCCGGCCACACCGCGCTCAATGCCTGGTGCCATAGTTCGGCCTGCGCGCGCGTGTTGGTGAACACCAGGCTGGTGCGCTGCTGCATGATCTTCTGCAGCACCCGCGCCAGCTGCGCCAGACCCAGGTGGCCGGCCCACGGAAAGCGCTCGCCGCTGTCGGGCAACAGCGTCTCCAGCGTCATGGCGCGCGGTTTGACGCCCGACACCAGTGCCGCATCGGGCAGATGCGGCAGCAGGACATCGCGTGCCTGCGACAGGTTGCCCAGCGTGGCCGACAGGCCCCAGATGCGCAGCGTTGGCGCCCAGCCGCGCAGGCGCGCCAGGCACAGCTGCAGCAGCACGCCGCGCTTGTTGCCCAGCAGCTCGTGCCACTCGTCGACGATCACGCAACGCAGCGCGGACAGCTGCGGCGCAGTGTCCGGATACGACAGCAACAAGGCCAGCGACTCGGGCGTGGTCACCAGCACATCGAGCTTGCCGCTGCGTGCCAGCCGCTTGTCGCGCGCGCTGGCATCGCCGGTGCGCAACCCCACCTGCCAGTCCAGTCCCAGTGCGTCCACCGGTTCGCGCAGTGCGCGTGCGGTGTCGGCGGCCAGCGCGCGCAAGGGCGTGATCCACAGCACCTGCAAGCTGCGTTGTTGCTGTCGGCGCGCTGCGGCGGCAGGTTTGGCCGAAGTGATCGGCAGCGCGCGGCCACGCGCTGCCAGTGCTTCCAGCAATGGGCCGCCGAATGCCGCCAGCGTCTTGCCGCTACCGGTTGGCGTGTGCAACAACCCGGATTCGCCAGCGAGATAGCGCTTCCACACATCGCGTTGAAACGGCAACGGCGTCCAGCCGCGCTGCGCGAACCAGTCGCGCCATTGCTGCAATGGCGTGCCGCGCGCCTGCTGCGCCGCCGTCACCGCGCCAGTGCCTGCAGGCTGCTCAGGTGATCGGCCTCGGCAAACGGTTTGTCGTGCCGCCAGCGCAGGATGCGCGGAAACCGCACCGCAATGCCGGACTTGTGTCGCGCACTGCGGTTGACCGCTTCAAAGCCCAGCTCGAACACATGGTGCGGGTTGACCGCGCGCACCGGACCGAAACGTTCGGTGGTGTTGGCGCGGATCCAGCGGTCCAGCTGCAGGATTTGTGCATCGTCCAGGCCCGAGTACGCCTTGGCCACCGGCACCAGCTGCCCTTCGTGCCACAGCCCGAAGGTGTAGTCGGTATACAGCGTGCTGCGGCGGCCATGGCCGGCCTGCGCGTACAGCAGCACCGCGTCGATGGTGAGCGGGTCGATCTTCCATTTCCACCAGTCGCCACGTCGGCGGCCGGCCTGATAGACCGAGTTGGCGCGCTTGAGCATCAGCCCTTCCACGCCGCGTTCGCGCGCCTGCACGCGCAGCTGCGCGGCGGCATGCCAATCGCCGGCCTGCACCAGGGGCGAGGCGACGATGCGCGGATCGTCGAGCGCGCGGAGCACGCGCTCCAGCAGTGCGCGCCGCGCGTGCAAGGGGCGCTCGCGCAGGTCAGCGCCATCCAGTTCGAGCAGGTCGTAGGCCACCACGCGCGCGGGCGCGGCCGCCAATGTCTTGGGGCCGGGCTTGAGCCGCTGGATGCGCGTCTGCAAGGCGGTGAACGGCATCGGCAGGGGTTGCCCGGGTTGCCAGGCCAGCAGCTCGCCGTCGATGACGGTGCCATCGGGCAACTGCATGGCAGCGTGTTCGATTTCCGGGAAACGGCCATCCAGGCGTTCTTCGCCGCGCGACCACAATGCCGCTTCGCCGGCGCGCCGAAGCAGTTGCAGGCGGATACCGTCCCATTTCCATTCCAGCAGCCAGTCGTCGATGGCGCCAAGCGTTTCGACCTCGGCTTCGAGCGGCGAGGCGAGAAAGAACGGATAGGGCTGCTGGCGATCGCCCGGCAGTTCTTCGTGTGTCAGCAGATCGGCAAGATAGGTCGGGTGCGGCCGCCAGCTGCCGAGCATGCGCTGGGCGATGCGTGCGATATCCACGCCCGACAGTTCGGCCAGTGCCTGTTGCACCAGCCGCTGCGAAACGCCCACGCGCAAGGCGCCGGTCAGCAGTTTGTTGAACACCAGGCGCTCGTCGAAGGCCAGGCTGCGCCAGGCCTGCACGATGCGCGCCTTGCGCATCGCAACGTCCTGGTTGGCGATCGGCAGCAGCCGCTGTTCGATCCATTCCGCCAGTGGCAGATCGGGCGCTTCGGTGATGGGGTCGTCCAGCAACAACGCCAGTGTTTCGGCCAGATCGCCGACATGGTCGTAGCTGTCGGCGACCAGCCAATCGGCAATGCCTGCGGTATCGGTGATCCACTCGCGCAGCTCGCCGCTGCTGGCGATGCGCATGCGCGGGCCGGCGACCTTGCCGCCGGCCAGCAGATACAGCGCCCAGGCCGCGTCCAACGCGGGCGCCTGGCGAAAATACGCCACCAGCGCAGCACGCTTGTCGAGCGTCCCGGTGCTGCGGTCGAGCGTGCGGTACAGCGCGGCGAAACGCTTCACTGCAGCGCCTGGGGTGTCGTGTCGTCAGCTGCCGCGCGCAGCTCCAGCGCACGCCGGGTAAATGCGGCCAACGTGCGTGGACGGCGCTGCGGACGTGGCGGCCCGATGGCTGCAGCCGGTGCGCCACGATGCACGCGAAACGCCAGTGCGTGCCGGCCAAACGCCAGCGCGCCGCTCAAGCGCGCACGCGCACGGGCGCGGGCATAACGGCAGGCGGGAAGCGGGTTCATTCTTCGGCTCCAAAATCGGTGCGGAACGCTTCGGCCGCAACGCCGCGCTCGCGCAGGTGCTGGATCAAGGCATCGGTATTGCCGTGGGTCGCGATCACCCGGCGCGCGCCAGTGTCTTCGATGGTGCGCAGCAGATCCGGCCAGTCGGCATGATCGGACACCACGAAGCCGCGGTCGTAATTGCGTCGGCGCCGATTGCCGCGAATACGCATCCAGCCCGAGGCGAATCCCTGTTGCGCATGCCGGAAGCGGCGGATCCATGGACTGCCCGCAGCCGACGGCGGTGCCAGCACCAATTGGCCG
This genomic window contains:
- a CDS encoding ligase-associated DNA damage response DEXH box helicase; this translates as MTAAQQARGTPLQQWRDWFAQRGWTPLPFQRDVWKRYLAGESGLLHTPTGSGKTLAAFGGPLLEALAARGRALPITSAKPAAAARRQQQRSLQVLWITPLRALAADTARALREPVDALGLDWQVGLRTGDASARDKRLARSGKLDVLVTTPESLALLLSYPDTAPQLSALRCVIVDEWHELLGNKRGVLLQLCLARLRGWAPTLRIWGLSATLGNLSQARDVLLPHLPDAALVSGVKPRAMTLETLLPDSGERFPWAGHLGLAQLARVLQKIMQQRTSLVFTNTRAQAELWHQALSAVWPDDLATLALHHGSLDPSLRAAAEQGLRDGSLRCVVATSSLDLGVDFPAVDQVLQVGSPKGIARLLQRAGRARHRPGESGHVVCVPSHALELVEYAAARRAIANGHIEARPPPRLSLDVLAQHCVTLALGGGFDADALFAQVRGTDAFAALDAPTWNAVLDFIVQGGSALAHYPDFHKVVRDEDGLYRVTDRRVALRHRLSIGTITSDGSVRVQFLRGGRLGAVEEQFVGRLRRGDRFQFAGRLLELVRLEDMTAYVRVAKGGSGVVPKWMGGRMPLSSALGREVEAVFATPGDAPEMQALAPLLHLQASLSSLPGPDHLLVESIKARDGRHVFVYPFAGRQVNEGLAALLAARWGRRQRNTFSFAANDYGFVLSPAQEVEIDPDVLHALLSPTGLFDDLRDSLNLGELARRQFREIARVAGLLSPSLPGRAPRSLRQLQASSGLLYDVLQRFDPEHLLLAQAEREVFEGQLELARLAHALEDCARRELRLCTPRSLTPLSFPLWAERMRGQLSTEDWKARVLRAAEQLERRHGR
- a CDS encoding NAD(P)/FAD-dependent oxidoreductase; protein product: MQQALRIAVVGYGTAGQALAVLLGADGHRLDVFERAERPGPVGAGFLLQPSGLQVLWKMGLLPQALVHGAPVRRLYGETPCGRAVMDMQYRDLDARLMGVGMQRGALFSLLCDAWPEYAQLHTDTRITAIDHEGRRVQDQRGQWHGPYDLIIAADGSASTLRAQVQGTRLDRVYPWGALWCLLPREDWPFVDELRQRYIGARKMIGLLPVGTRPGDDTPRLSFFWSLPCSDFAAWEQRGIGAWREEVAQMWPDAHLRLDSVQVHTALARASYRDAVMTRWHRGRFVLAGDAAHAMSPQLGQGVNMALLDALAMRDALRAGEDIDDALQRYQRERQAHVAIYHRWSRWLTPLFQSERDLWARGRDLLLQPMGRVPGGRGHMLRVLSGTQHGWFGKLALAPEFVDALSQPLPQALPRPQGVATAADQTHVPTARGESS
- the pdeM gene encoding ligase-associated DNA damage response endonuclease PdeM codes for the protein MGDSVHLQLAGETVELLGERALYRPAQRALLIADLHLGKADVFRRAGIGLPAGGTAHDLERLDALLAQRQVEALWILGDLLHGPAPRAAWHRRWSAWREQHRDLRVIAIRGNHDRAVAGAELQIEAAGEQVEDGPFVLRHEPLPHPTGHVLCGHLHPLAALPGLSRRWPAFWLRERVTILPAFSHFTAGVVPTLREGERLVACVEDDAVALPVR
- a CDS encoding ATP-dependent DNA ligase yields the protein MKRFAALYRTLDRSTGTLDKRAALVAYFRQAPALDAAWALYLLAGGKVAGPRMRIASSGELREWITDTAGIADWLVADSYDHVGDLAETLALLLDDPITEAPDLPLAEWIEQRLLPIANQDVAMRKARIVQAWRSLAFDERLVFNKLLTGALRVGVSQRLVQQALAELSGVDIARIAQRMLGSWRPHPTYLADLLTHEELPGDRQQPYPFFLASPLEAEVETLGAIDDWLLEWKWDGIRLQLLRRAGEAALWSRGEERLDGRFPEIEHAAMQLPDGTVIDGELLAWQPGQPLPMPFTALQTRIQRLKPGPKTLAAAPARVVAYDLLELDGADLRERPLHARRALLERVLRALDDPRIVASPLVQAGDWHAAAQLRVQARERGVEGLMLKRANSVYQAGRRRGDWWKWKIDPLTIDAVLLYAQAGHGRRSTLYTDYTFGLWHEGQLVPVAKAYSGLDDAQILQLDRWIRANTTERFGPVRAVNPHHVFELGFEAVNRSARHKSGIAVRFPRILRWRHDKPFAEADHLSSLQALAR